In Meriones unguiculatus strain TT.TT164.6M chromosome 17, Bangor_MerUng_6.1, whole genome shotgun sequence, a single window of DNA contains:
- the Kank3 gene encoding KN motif and ankyrin repeat domain-containing protein 3 translates to MAKFVLNQNLPDLGGPHLYPGLTGSARSPSSPYSVETPYGFHLDLDFLKYVEELERGPVSRRAPVPPPTRRPRLSRTGLAGARSPGAWTSSESLASDDGGASGARSPGAPPELLLPPLSPRSFWHNPRVEHTLLETSRRLEEAQARERALSPAHAVTQSLLGSGRSSPALNPALASPGPAQLQLVREQMAAALRRLRELENQARALPELQEQVRTLRAEKARLLAGRVQPEQEVEIEVRPDKLAQLRRLTERLATSDRGVRSRASPRADDPDGLAARRSERALQVLDPASRTPDGEPQTREVGTEVVPDTREADAQAVPETGEAGVEVVPETVEVDTWVTEALLGLPEAAERELELLRSSLEHQRGVSELLLGRLRELEEAFEATVTRPQSREVAIQTTLGCTEKITQTDLPMENQPRPMVGDEVAPAGILKSIMKKKDGIPGAQSSQGPKSLQFVGVLNGEYESSSSEDDSDNEDGSAQLPRSSSSGSDDSSGGSDAGTPGPTNSKDAKDSNLEAHPELKAGTEGRCDLNPRLREACIALNRQLIRPRGLSRDGSAARLVAQEWFRVSSQKRSEAEPVAGVLRGVKSLGPELLVHVVNLSDGNGNTALHYSVSHGNLAISSLLLDTGVCDVNHQNRAGYSALMLAALTSVGQEEDMAVVQRLFSMGDVNAKASQTGQTALMLAISHGHQDMVAALLECGADVNVQDADGATALMCASEYGHLDTVQLLLAQPGCDLTILDNEGTSALAIALEAEQEEVAALLHAHLTSNHHASQGQPPPGSSTATPSEGMQ, encoded by the exons ATGGCTAAATTTGTCCTGAATCAGAACCTTCCTG ACCTGGGCGGCCCTCACCTGTACCCAGGCCTCACCGGGAGTGCCCGCAGCCCTAGTTCTCCCTACTCAGTAGAGACGCCCTATGGCTTCCACCTGGACCTGGACTTCCTCAAGTATGTGGAAGAACTGGAGCGTGGCCCTGTCTCCCGCCGAGCGCCAGTACCCCCGCCCACGCGCCGCCCACGCTTGTCCAGAACAGGCCTTGCTGGTGCGCGAAGCCCAGGCGCCTGGACCTCCAGCGAATCCCTGGCCAGTGACGACGGTGGAGCCTCGGGTGCACGCTCTCCTGGGGCGCCCCCGGAGCTCTTGCTACCTCCACTGTCTCCGCGCTCCTTCTGGCACAACCCGCGCGTCGAGCACACGCTCCTGGAGACCAGCCGACGACTGGAGGAGGCACAGGCCCGGGAACGCGCGCTCAGCCCTGCCCATGCAGTCACGCAGAGCTTGCTCGGGTCCGGCCGCAGCAGCCCCGCCCTCAACCCTGCCCTTGCTTCACCAGGCCCTGCCCAGCTGCAGCTAGTGAGGGAGCAGATGGCTGCGGCGCTGCGGCGCCTGCGCGAGCTCGAGAACCAGGCGCGCGCTCTGCCGGAGCTGCAGGAGCAGGTGCGCACGCTACGTGCGGAGAAGGCACGGCTACTGGCCGGGCGCGTGCAGCCGGAGCAAGAAGTAGAAATCGAGGTGCGCCCAGACAAGCTCGCCCAGCTTCGGCGACTCACCGAGCGTCTGGCCACCTCGGATCGAGGAGTCCGCTCTAGGGCGAGCCCCCGGGCTGACGATCCCGACGGGTTGGCTGCCAGGCGCAGCGAAAGAGCGCTGCAGGTCCTCGACCCAGCGTCTAGGACGCCCGATGGGGAACCCCAGACTCGGGAGGTGGGCACTGAAGTCGTGCCCGATACCCGagaggcagatgcccaggcagtACCCGAGACAGGGGAGGCTGGAGTGGAGGTGGTCCCTGAGACCGTTGAGGTGGACACGTGGGTGACCGAGGCGCTGCTGGGGCTGCCCGAAGCTGCAGAGCGGGAGCTGGAGCTGCTCCGCTCCAGCTTGGAGCATCAGCGAGGGGTGAGCGAACTCTTGCTGGGccgattgagggagctggaggaggcCTTCGAGGCTACAGTGACTAGGCCTCAGTCTCGAGAGGTGGCCATCCAGACCACATTGGGTTGCACTGAGAAGATCACGCAGACCGACCTCCCAATGGAGAACCAGCCCAGACCCATGGTTGGAGATGAGGTGGCCCCTGCTG GCATCCTCAAATCCATCATGAAGAAGAAAGATGGTATTCCGGGTGCTCAATCCAGTCAGGGACCCAAGAGCCTGCAGTTCGTTGGGGTCCTTAACGGAGA ATATGAGAGCTCCTCCAGCGAGGATGACAGTGACAACGAAGATGGCAGTGCTCAACTCCCCAGGAGTAGCTCTTCCGGGTCAGATGATAGCAGTGGGGGATCTGATGCTGGAACTCCTGGCCCCACCAACAGCAAAGACGCCAAGGACTCCAACCTTGAGGCACACCCAGAGCTGAAGGCAGGAACAGAAGGGAG GTGTGATCTGAACCCACGTTTAAGGGAGGCGTGCATTGCTCTGAATAGGCAGCTGATTCGGCCCCGTGGACTCAGCAGAGATGGC AGTGCAGCACGCCTTGTGGCCCAGGAGTGGTTTCGAGTGTCCAGCCAAAAGCGTTCTGAGGCTGAGCCTGTAGCTGGGGTGCTTCGAGGGGTGAAGAGCCTGGGGCCTGAGCTGCTCGTTCATGTGGTAAACCTGTCTGATGGCAATGGAAACACAGCCCTGCATTACAGCGTGTCTCATGGCAATCTGGCCATTTCCAGCCTGCTACTGGATACAG GGGTCTGTGATGTCAATCACCAGAATAGAGCCGGCTATTCTGCACTCATGTTGGCTGCACTCACTTCTGTGGGGCAGGAGGAAGACATGGCCGTGGTCCAGAGACTTTTCAGCATGGGTGATGTCAATGCCAAGGCTAGCCAG aCTGGACAGACAGCTCTCATGCTGGCCATCAGCCATGGCCACCAGGATATGGTGGCTGCCTTGCTGGAATGTGGGGCTGATGTCAATGTACAGGATGCCGATGGGGCCACAGCATTGATGTGTGCCAGCGAGTATGGACACCTTGACACAGTTCAGTTGTTGCTGGCTCAGCCAGGCTGTGATCTAACCATCTTAGACAAT GAGGGTACCAGTGCCCTGGCCATTGCACTGGAGGCTGAACAAGAAGAGGTGGCTGCACTGCTCCATGCCCACCTGACATCCAACCACCATGCCTCCCAG gGCCAGCCACCTCCAGGGTCTTCTACAGCCACACCCAGTGAAGGGATGCAGTGA